The following nucleotide sequence is from Rubrobacter radiotolerans DSM 5868.
GTGCACTCAAGCCCCATCGCCTGGCAGGCGAAGGCGAGCGAGGAGCCCCACTGTCCGGCACCCGTCTCGGTCGTCAGGCGCTCTACGCCCGCGACGCGGTTGTAGTACGCCTGCGGCACGGCGGTGTTGGGCTTGTGCGAGCCCGTCGGGGAGACGCCCTCGTACTTGTAGTAGATGTGCGCCGGAGTATCGAGAGCCTTCTCCAGGCGGCGAGCGCGGAAGAGCGGGGTCGGGCGCCAGAGGGCGTAGATCTCCCTTACCTCCTCCGGTATTTCGACGAACCTCTCCGTCGCGACCTCCTGCTCGATGATGCCCTTCGGGAAGATCGCCTCGAAAGCCTCCGGTCCCACGGGCTCGCGGGTGTCGGGCGCGATGGGCGGGGCGAGCTCGAAGGGCAGGTCCGGCGCGACGTTGTACCAGCTCTCGGGCATACGCTTCTCGTCCAGCAGGTACTTCGTCCTCTCCACGGCAAGACCTCCGTCTTCTGTAAGGTTTCTCCCGGCTCCTCGGGAAGGTCAGCTTACAGCCTCGCAGGGCGTCGGGGAAGCCCGCCCGGCCCCGTCCCGAACGGCTCGTGGTCAGGGTCTTGAGCTTACGTTAAACTATCCGCGCTTCGGAGCGGGTAACCTTGCCCGACGGCTCCGGGGCGCGAGGTCGGGATGTCCTTTCCTTAGGGCGGTGTTCGGTTGCAGGCGCAGGTCGGCGCGCAGGGTGAGAAAAGGAGCTTCCCGGAGGCTCTCCGGGGCGCGGCGGGCGCGCTCTACGAGAGGCGCTGGCTTATCGTGTACCTCGCGCGCAGGCAGCTCTTCGCCGGCTATCAGGGGTCGTTTCTCGGGGTGGCGTGGGCGTTTCTGACGCCGCTGCTTCTGGTGGTGCTCTATACCTTGATCTTCTCGGAGATCCTCGGCCTCAGGTTCCGGGAGGTCCAGGGGGACAGCTCGCTGAACTTCGGGCTCTACCTCTACTGCGGGCTTCTAGCCTTTCTCTCGTTCTCCGAGGCGCTCAACCGCTCGGCGGCGCTTATAAAGACGAACTCGCAGTTCGTGAAGAACCTTGTCTTTCCGACTGAGGTACTCCCCCTGACGACCTCGCTCGGCTCGATGGTGGACAAGCTCTTTGGCTTTGTCGTTCTTGCCGGGGTGCTCTTCGTGATGGAGGGACGCCTGAACTGGACGCTCGTCTTCGTGCCGGTCCTGATGCTCCTTCAGCTCGTGTTCGTGCTTGGGCTCTCGTACTTCTTTGCGGCGCTCGGGGCGCTCGTCCCGGACGTCCGCTCGACGCTTCAGGCGGTGGTGCGCGTTATGTTCTTTGCGACCCCTATAGTCTGGCCGGTGAGCATGGTCCCCGAGCACCTGAGCTTCGTCGTCGACTACAACCCGCTCGCCTTTCTTGTGGAGGCGTTCCGGGGGCTCGTGCTCGACGGGACGCTCCCTTCGCTCGCCTCGCTCGGGTGGTTCACGCTCTTCGCCTTCGCGGTACTCGCCCTGGGCTACGCGACGTTTATGAAGGTCAAGCCTCGCTTCGCGGACCTCGTATGAGGTGGTCTGCATGAGCGCTACGCCGGGTTCTATCTCCCTCCGGGGCGTCTCGAAGAGCTTCCGGGTCTACGACGGCGGAAAGGCGCGCCTGCTCGACGCGCTGACCTTCGGCCGGGCCGACCGGGGTCGGGACTTCTGGGCGCTCCGGGACGTCGACCTTGAGGTCGAGCGCGGCACGACGATGGGAGTTCTCGGGAGGAACGGGGCCGGCAAGAGCACGCTTTTGCGCGTGATCGCCGGCAACCTCCGGCCGACGCGCGGGGAGGTGCGGGTCGCGGGACAGCCGATCTTTCTGCAGATGGGCGCGGGCTTCAACCCGGACTACACGGGCCGGGAGAACGTGATGCTCAACGGGCTCGTGCTCGGGCTTGAGCGGAAGAAGATCCTCGAACGCTTCGACGAGATCGAAGCCTTCGCCGACATCGGGGAGTTTATCGACCAGCCGGTAAGGACGTATT
It contains:
- a CDS encoding ABC transporter permease, which translates into the protein MQAQVGAQGEKRSFPEALRGAAGALYERRWLIVYLARRQLFAGYQGSFLGVAWAFLTPLLLVVLYTLIFSEILGLRFREVQGDSSLNFGLYLYCGLLAFLSFSEALNRSAALIKTNSQFVKNLVFPTEVLPLTTSLGSMVDKLFGFVVLAGVLFVMEGRLNWTLVFVPVLMLLQLVFVLGLSYFFAALGALVPDVRSTLQAVVRVMFFATPIVWPVSMVPEHLSFVVDYNPLAFLVEAFRGLVLDGTLPSLASLGWFTLFAFAVLALGYATFMKVKPRFADLV